Proteins encoded together in one Macadamia integrifolia cultivar HAES 741 chromosome 8, SCU_Mint_v3, whole genome shotgun sequence window:
- the LOC122087441 gene encoding protein NONRESPONDING TO OXYLIPINS 2, mitochondrial-like: protein MASACRFISRTSLSPLKSAVKPNVRTLSPGTSATAPASRVPFSSRSNFTLPNLRFSLLSRSPAELGCVQSLLPLHSAVAVAKLTSCLSTNSRSCRALSQGTLCRTYPGL, encoded by the exons ATGGCGTCTGCCTGCAGATTCATCAGCAGAACGTCTCTTTCGCCCTTGAAATCCGCCGTTAAACCAAATGTTCGAACACTATCGCCCGGAACTTCCGCAACAGCGCCAGCTTCAAGAGTCCCTTTCTCAAGCAGATCCAACTTTACACTTCCTAATCTTCGGTTCTCCTTGTTGAGCAG ATCTCCGGCGGAACTTGGATGCGTGCAGTCTTTGTTGCCTCTCCACAGCGCCGTCGCCGTTGCGAAGCTTACATCATGTCTGAGCACGAACTCAAGGAGTTGCCGCGCTCTCTCACAGGGTACCCTCTGCCGTACCTATCCCGGACTCtaa
- the LOC122085575 gene encoding putative potassium transporter 12: MMMKGNEEMNVAVGVGTKCKEDVEDDGERDCLEKVEMEVHNQKQNQKKLVRLDSLDQEASHISGMATKTTKALSIAAVMKLAFQSIGVVYGDIGTSPW, from the exons ATGATGATgaaagggaatgaagaaatgaatGTTGCAGTTGGAGTGGGAACTAAATGTAAAGAAGATGTTGAAGACGATGGAGAAAGAGATTGCTTAGAGAAGGTGGAGATGGAGGTCCACAACCAGAAGCAGAATCAGAAAAAACTTGTTAGGCTTGACTCACTTGATCAAGAGGCCTCTCATATCTCTGGAATGGCGACCAAGACAACCAAG GCACTGTCCATAGCTGCTGTGATGAAGCTTGCCTTCCAAAGCATAGGAGTTGTATATGGAGATATTGGAACATCTCCTTGGTGA